A single Pseudodesulfovibrio aespoeensis Aspo-2 DNA region contains:
- a CDS encoding efflux RND transporter periplasmic adaptor subunit has translation MPRNHHPHRLTPTQKKNGLRPVAGFLLLAFLSLALPGCGDKEAKTTRPPAPVETGQAVAKDTPVALKAVGNVKASNSVTVKSRVDGHILRIHFLDGDNVTAGQLLYTIDPETYIYTQQGAQANVAGDRATAEHAQKDYLRYKDLFDQSVISRDEYESKLTAYETARKAMEADAAQVGIASRNVKFTQITSPINGMAGSTLLDEGNLVAADKDELVVINTLAPADVQFSVPGYELPRIRAEFVDNHLPVLATPASSGAKPSEGVLTFVDNWVNPDTGMINLKARFPNDDTALWPGQFVTIDLILSVQKDAVRIPAQAVQRGPNGKYVFVVEDGKARMQPVTTGMRLDDEVVIDTGLKAGEIVVVEGALRLYPDAPVAIKKGPGSKPEANANATKGQENS, from the coding sequence ATGCCGCGCAACCACCATCCCCACCGTTTGACACCGACGCAGAAAAAAAATGGGCTGCGGCCCGTAGCGGGATTCCTGCTCCTGGCGTTCCTCTCCCTCGCCCTCCCCGGATGCGGCGACAAGGAGGCCAAGACGACCCGCCCGCCCGCGCCTGTGGAGACTGGACAGGCCGTGGCCAAGGACACTCCGGTGGCCCTCAAGGCGGTGGGCAATGTCAAGGCATCCAATTCCGTGACCGTCAAATCACGCGTGGACGGACACATCCTGCGCATCCATTTCCTTGACGGCGACAACGTCACGGCGGGCCAACTCCTCTACACCATCGACCCGGAAACGTATATTTACACCCAGCAAGGTGCCCAGGCCAACGTGGCCGGAGACCGCGCCACCGCCGAACACGCGCAGAAAGACTACCTGCGCTACAAGGACCTGTTCGATCAGAGCGTCATTTCCAGGGACGAATACGAGTCGAAACTCACCGCCTACGAGACTGCCAGAAAGGCCATGGAAGCGGACGCGGCCCAGGTGGGCATCGCCAGCCGCAACGTGAAATTCACTCAGATCACCTCGCCCATCAACGGCATGGCCGGCAGCACCCTGCTCGACGAGGGCAACCTGGTGGCCGCCGACAAGGACGAACTGGTGGTCATCAACACCCTGGCCCCAGCCGACGTGCAGTTCTCGGTGCCGGGCTATGAACTGCCGCGCATCCGCGCCGAGTTCGTGGACAACCACCTGCCCGTGCTGGCCACCCCTGCCTCGTCCGGAGCCAAACCCTCGGAGGGCGTGCTCACCTTCGTGGACAACTGGGTCAACCCGGATACCGGCATGATCAACCTCAAGGCGCGCTTTCCCAATGATGACACCGCCCTGTGGCCCGGCCAGTTCGTGACCATCGATCTCATCCTCTCGGTGCAGAAGGATGCTGTCCGCATTCCGGCCCAGGCTGTGCAGCGCGGGCCAAACGGCAAATACGTGTTCGTGGTCGAGGATGGCAAGGCGCGGATGCAGCCGGTGACCACCGGCATGCGCCTGGACGACGAGGTCGTCATCGACACGGGGCTGAAAGCCGGAGAAATCGTGGTCGTGGAGGGCGCGCTACGCCTCTATCCCGATGCGCCCGTGGCCATCAAAAAAGGGCCGGGCAGCAAGCCTGAAGCGAACGCCAACGCCACCAAAGGGCAGGAGAACTCCTGA
- a CDS encoding amino acid ABC transporter permease — MAYNFNWKIMLSGEPAQWMWEGLVTTMQIATISLLCAMLLGIVICVFRMTPFKLLQWFSLAYTEFFRNTPLLVQIFFWYNASHFVLPEALNKWMNVLYYWFPGPFTLFGHEYAGQWMLFNVEFMTGVIALTVYTSAFIAEEIRAGIFSIPKTQIEASRAVGLSFTQAYRYVILPQALRIVIPPLISQSLNLIKNSSLCMVIGVTELMFMARQVESYHGAPFEAFSAALLIYLVISLFVSFGITMYNKHFLIQVRY, encoded by the coding sequence TTGGCTTACAATTTCAATTGGAAAATCATGCTCTCCGGCGAACCAGCCCAGTGGATGTGGGAGGGGTTGGTCACTACCATGCAGATAGCGACCATCTCGCTCTTGTGCGCCATGCTGCTTGGCATCGTCATCTGTGTCTTCAGGATGACGCCGTTCAAGCTGCTCCAGTGGTTTAGCCTCGCATACACCGAATTTTTCAGGAACACGCCGCTTCTGGTGCAGATTTTCTTCTGGTACAACGCGTCCCATTTCGTCCTTCCGGAAGCGCTCAACAAGTGGATGAACGTCCTGTATTACTGGTTTCCCGGTCCTTTTACCCTGTTCGGGCATGAGTATGCCGGTCAGTGGATGCTGTTCAATGTCGAGTTTATGACCGGCGTCATTGCCCTGACCGTGTACACCTCGGCCTTCATTGCCGAGGAAATCCGGGCGGGCATCTTCTCCATCCCCAAGACCCAGATCGAAGCGTCGCGCGCCGTGGGGCTCTCCTTCACCCAGGCATACCGGTATGTCATTCTGCCCCAGGCCCTGCGCATCGTCATTCCGCCGCTCATCTCCCAGTCGCTCAACCTGATCAAGAATTCATCCCTGTGCATGGTCATCGGCGTGACCGAGCTGATGTTCATGGCGCGACAGGTGGAGTCCTACCACGGCGCGCCGTTCGAGGCCTTTTCCGCAGCCCTGCTGATCTACCTGGTGATCTCGCTCTTCGTGTCCTTCGGCATCACCATGTACAACAAGCATTTCCTGATTCAGGTCAGGTATTAG
- a CDS encoding ZIP family metal transporter: MEYFATLSPIVQALLATFFTWGMTALGAAMVFAAKDISKRVLDIMLGFAAGVMIAASYWSLLAPAIEMSEHMGAFKFVPAAVGFVLGAAFLRLVDRFLPHLHIHAPRSEAEGVKTDWNSSILLVLAITLHNIPEGLAVGVAFGAVAAGYDSATLGGALALAIGIGIQNFPEGTAVSVPLRRQGLSRARSFFYGQASGAVEPIAAVIGAATVFLAKPILPYALAFAAGAMIFVVVEEVIPESQASGYGDQATMGCIFGFTVMMILDVALS; encoded by the coding sequence ATGGAGTATTTCGCCACCCTGTCCCCCATTGTTCAGGCCCTGCTGGCCACATTCTTCACCTGGGGGATGACCGCCCTTGGCGCGGCCATGGTCTTTGCGGCCAAGGACATCAGCAAGCGCGTGCTCGACATCATGCTCGGCTTTGCCGCGGGCGTGATGATCGCGGCCAGCTACTGGTCGCTGCTCGCCCCGGCCATCGAGATGAGCGAACACATGGGCGCGTTCAAGTTCGTCCCGGCAGCCGTGGGGTTCGTGCTCGGCGCGGCCTTTCTGCGGCTGGTGGATCGCTTCCTGCCCCACCTGCACATCCACGCGCCCCGGTCCGAGGCCGAAGGCGTCAAGACCGACTGGAACAGCTCTATCCTGCTGGTCCTGGCCATCACCCTGCACAACATCCCGGAAGGGCTGGCCGTGGGTGTGGCCTTTGGCGCGGTGGCCGCCGGATACGACTCGGCCACCCTGGGCGGGGCCCTGGCCCTGGCCATCGGCATCGGCATCCAGAACTTCCCGGAGGGCACTGCCGTGTCCGTGCCGTTGCGCAGGCAGGGGTTGTCGCGCGCCAGGAGCTTCTTCTACGGACAGGCGTCGGGCGCGGTGGAGCCCATCGCGGCGGTCATCGGCGCGGCCACGGTCTTTCTGGCCAAGCCCATCCTGCCCTATGCCCTGGCCTTTGCCGCCGGGGCCATGATCTTCGTGGTGGTCGAGGAGGTCATCCCGGAATCCCAGGCCTCGGGATACGGCGATCAGGCCACCATGGGGTGCATCTTCGGCTTCACGGTCATGATGATCCTTGATGTCGCCCTCTCCTGA
- a CDS encoding ABC transporter substrate-binding protein, whose amino-acid sequence MKRLIVVLALVLSFVFGVAAANAGKIEDVKARGVLVCGVKDSVNLFGFVDPDTKELVGLDIDVCKYIADKLGVKTEFKVVTSSNRIPMLVQGSVDILAATMTHKFSRDEQIDFSITYFMDGQKLLVEKGAGIKSTADLANKKVGTVKGSTSEKNIKNAQPASQVISYDEYPQAFMALKQGKVVAVTTDSGILAGLKAGDDNPDKWEIVGEFFASEPYGLGVPENDSKFRDFVNLCLNEMWLDGTYHAMFKKWMGYDLPAGWQMELWPM is encoded by the coding sequence ATGAAACGTTTGATTGTTGTTTTGGCTCTGGTCCTGTCGTTTGTGTTCGGCGTGGCCGCTGCAAACGCAGGCAAGATTGAGGATGTCAAGGCCAGGGGCGTTCTGGTCTGCGGCGTCAAGGATTCCGTCAACCTGTTCGGCTTTGTCGATCCCGACACCAAGGAACTGGTCGGTCTGGACATCGATGTCTGCAAGTACATTGCCGACAAGCTTGGCGTGAAGACCGAGTTCAAGGTCGTCACCTCCAGCAACCGCATTCCCATGCTGGTGCAGGGCTCCGTGGACATCCTGGCCGCCACCATGACCCACAAGTTCTCCCGCGACGAGCAGATCGACTTCTCCATCACCTACTTCATGGATGGTCAGAAGCTGCTGGTCGAGAAGGGCGCGGGCATCAAGTCCACTGCTGATCTGGCCAACAAGAAGGTCGGCACGGTCAAGGGCTCCACCTCCGAGAAGAACATCAAGAACGCCCAGCCCGCCTCCCAGGTCATCTCCTACGACGAATACCCGCAGGCCTTCATGGCCCTGAAGCAGGGCAAGGTCGTGGCCGTGACCACCGACTCCGGCATTCTGGCCGGTCTCAAGGCTGGCGACGACAATCCCGACAAGTGGGAGATCGTCGGCGAGTTCTTCGCCTCCGAGCCTTACGGCCTGGGCGTTCCTGAGAATGATTCCAAATTCCGCGATTTCGTCAACCTGTGCCTCAACGAGATGTGGCTCGACGGCACCTACCACGCCATGTTCAAGAAGTGGATGGGGTATGATCTGCCTGCCGGTTGGCAGATGGAACTGTGGCCCATGTAA
- a CDS encoding efflux RND transporter permease subunit, with protein sequence MQVTELFIRRPVMTALTMLGLLFFGIVSYLNMPVSYLPAVEFPTIQVTASMSGANPTTMAASVASPLEREFSSIAGLQSMSSVNSLGSTTITLQFDLNREIDGAALDVQSAIARAASDLPDQITEDPSFQKVNPADTPILYLSVRSDTLPMSTVNDYSKTFLTQTISMIPGVAQVLIYGEKQYAVRIRLDPRELAARSLGIDEVKTAVEQANVNLPLGTLEGTEQSLMIQDNGQLTSADQYADIIAAYRDGQPVRLSDIALVEDGVKDERFSSWLNDDHSLTIAVKRQPGTNTIDIVDSIRQKLPWITSQMPAGIKLDIVHDNSKFIEESVNDVKFTLGLAVALVILVVFIFLRNLASTFIASVAIPFSIVATFAVMHAMDFTLDTFSLMALTLCVGFVVDDAIVMIENIIRHLEMGKTPMQAARDGSSEIGFTIISMTLSLAIVFVPIMFMAGIIGRVLHEFAMTITAAILVSGVVSLSLTPMLGSRMLKSKSRIAESDPVFDRLMSWYRSSLSLCLRHRAATMVASALLFAATAAAFMVIPKGFLPSDDQGLIMGFTQARQGISYDSLERQQKETIPIIAANAGIRDQIQIIGNPLSNQGMIVALLKPASKRKSLDEILAELWGPINTLPGLEVYLVNPPMIPIGGKQAKGDYLFTLLSPDSDTLYKSAQSFDVDMRKHPLLTGVNSDLQISTPQVEIDINRDMASSLGVSANDIENALFTAYGERQISTIYTVTDEYKVIMQLKPEFQKNADALSMLYIRSSAGNLVRLDALAQIRESTGPVTVNHTGQLESVTFSFSGKPGTSMGQITEAVQALALEKLPQTVSTLFEGTAGAFAESMNSLYFLLFIAIVAIYILLGCLYESFIHPLTILSGLPSAAFGGLITLMLFGYDLDLYGMVGIIMLIGIVKKNSIMVVDFAIQAEKTGLTPEEAAFQGATTRFRPILMTTLAAIMGALPIALGFGAGAEIRRPLGLAVVGGLAFSQIVTLYLTPIFYTYMDEFQHWLDARTAQPEATEGEA encoded by the coding sequence ATGCAGGTCACCGAACTCTTCATCCGGCGGCCCGTCATGACCGCCCTGACCATGCTGGGGCTGCTCTTCTTCGGCATCGTCTCCTACCTGAACATGCCGGTCAGCTACCTGCCAGCCGTGGAGTTCCCCACCATCCAGGTCACGGCCTCCATGTCCGGCGCCAACCCCACGACCATGGCCGCCAGCGTGGCCTCGCCCCTTGAGCGCGAGTTCTCATCCATCGCCGGGCTGCAATCCATGAGTTCGGTCAACTCCCTGGGTTCGACCACCATCACCCTGCAATTCGACCTCAACCGGGAGATCGACGGCGCGGCCCTGGACGTGCAGTCCGCCATCGCGCGCGCGGCCAGCGACCTGCCCGACCAGATCACCGAGGACCCGAGCTTTCAGAAGGTCAACCCGGCGGACACCCCGATCCTCTACCTTTCCGTGCGCTCGGACACCCTGCCCATGTCCACGGTCAACGACTACTCCAAGACCTTCCTGACCCAGACCATCTCCATGATCCCCGGCGTGGCCCAGGTGCTCATCTACGGCGAGAAGCAATACGCGGTGCGCATCCGGCTCGACCCGCGCGAGCTGGCCGCCCGGAGCCTGGGCATCGACGAGGTCAAGACGGCGGTCGAGCAGGCCAACGTCAACCTGCCCCTGGGCACCCTTGAAGGCACCGAGCAGTCGCTCATGATTCAGGACAACGGCCAGCTCACGTCTGCCGACCAGTACGCCGACATCATCGCGGCCTATCGCGATGGCCAGCCCGTGCGCCTGAGCGACATCGCCCTGGTGGAGGACGGGGTCAAGGACGAGCGGTTCAGCTCATGGCTCAACGACGACCACAGCCTGACCATCGCGGTCAAACGCCAGCCCGGCACCAACACCATCGATATCGTGGATTCCATCAGGCAAAAGCTGCCCTGGATCACCTCCCAGATGCCTGCCGGGATCAAGCTGGACATCGTCCATGACAACAGCAAATTCATCGAGGAGTCGGTCAACGACGTGAAGTTCACCCTGGGCCTGGCCGTGGCCCTGGTCATCCTGGTGGTCTTCATCTTCCTGCGCAACCTGGCCTCCACCTTCATCGCCTCGGTGGCCATCCCCTTTTCCATCGTCGCCACCTTTGCCGTCATGCACGCCATGGACTTCACCCTCGACACCTTCTCGCTCATGGCCCTGACCCTGTGCGTGGGATTCGTGGTGGACGACGCCATTGTCATGATCGAGAACATCATCCGCCATCTCGAAATGGGCAAGACCCCCATGCAGGCCGCCAGGGACGGCTCAAGCGAGATTGGCTTCACCATCATCTCCATGACCCTGTCCCTGGCCATCGTCTTTGTGCCCATCATGTTCATGGCGGGCATCATCGGGCGCGTGCTGCACGAGTTCGCCATGACCATCACCGCGGCCATCCTGGTTTCGGGCGTGGTCTCCCTGTCGCTCACGCCCATGCTCGGCAGCCGGATGCTCAAGAGCAAGAGCCGCATCGCCGAGTCAGACCCGGTCTTTGACCGACTCATGAGCTGGTACCGCTCAAGCCTCTCCCTGTGCCTGCGCCACCGCGCCGCCACCATGGTCGCCTCGGCCCTGCTCTTCGCGGCCACGGCAGCGGCCTTCATGGTCATCCCCAAGGGGTTCCTGCCCAGTGACGACCAGGGGCTGATCATGGGCTTCACCCAGGCGCGCCAGGGCATCTCCTACGATTCGCTGGAACGCCAGCAAAAGGAGACCATCCCCATCATCGCCGCCAATGCGGGCATCAGGGACCAGATCCAGATCATCGGCAACCCGCTCTCCAACCAGGGCATGATCGTGGCCCTGCTCAAGCCCGCCAGCAAACGCAAGAGCCTCGACGAGATCCTTGCCGAGCTGTGGGGACCGATCAACACCCTGCCCGGCCTCGAAGTCTATCTGGTCAACCCGCCCATGATCCCCATCGGCGGCAAGCAGGCCAAGGGCGACTATCTCTTCACCCTGCTCTCGCCCGATTCGGACACCCTCTACAAGAGCGCCCAGTCCTTTGATGTGGATATGCGCAAGCACCCGCTGCTGACCGGGGTCAACAGCGACCTGCAGATCAGCACCCCGCAGGTGGAGATCGACATCAACCGCGACATGGCCAGCAGCCTCGGCGTCTCGGCCAACGACATCGAGAACGCCCTGTTCACGGCTTACGGCGAGCGCCAGATATCGACCATCTACACCGTCACCGACGAGTACAAGGTCATCATGCAGCTCAAGCCGGAGTTCCAGAAGAACGCCGACGCCCTCTCCATGCTCTACATCCGCTCCAGCGCGGGCAATCTGGTGCGCCTCGACGCCCTGGCCCAGATCCGGGAATCCACCGGGCCGGTCACGGTCAACCACACCGGCCAACTCGAATCCGTGACCTTCTCCTTCAGCGGCAAGCCCGGCACCTCCATGGGCCAGATCACCGAGGCCGTGCAGGCGCTCGCCCTGGAGAAGCTCCCCCAGACCGTCAGTACCCTGTTCGAGGGCACGGCGGGCGCCTTTGCCGAGTCCATGAACTCCCTCTACTTCCTGCTCTTCATCGCCATCGTGGCCATCTATATCCTGCTGGGCTGCCTCTACGAATCCTTCATCCACCCCCTTACCATCCTCTCAGGCCTGCCCTCGGCAGCGTTCGGCGGCCTGATCACGCTCATGCTCTTCGGCTACGATCTCGACCTCTACGGCATGGTCGGCATCATCATGCTCATCGGCATCGTCAAGAAGAACTCCATCATGGTGGTGGACTTCGCCATCCAGGCGGAAAAGACCGGACTGACGCCAGAGGAAGCCGCCTTCCAAGGCGCGACCACCAGGTTCCGGCCCATCCTCATGACCACCCTGGCCGCCATCATGGGCGCGCTGCCCATTGCGCTGGGCTTTGGCGCGGGTGCGGAGATCCGCCGCCCCCTCGGCCTCGCCGTGGTCGGCGGGCTGGCCTTCTCGCAGATCGTCACCCTCTACCTCACGCCCATATTCTACACGTATATGGACGAGTTCCAGCACTGGCTCGACGCCCGCACAGCCCAGCCCGAAGCAACGGAAGGAGAGGCGTAG
- the deoC gene encoding deoxyribose-phosphate aldolase, whose product MTLAPAQLAPFIDHTLLKPGATVRELDELCSQAVRFGFYGVCVNPSLVGHVSRRLAGESPVPVSVVGFPLGATLPAVKAFETAQAVDLGAQEIDMVINLGAFKGGDHSLVAADVAAVVRAAQGFPVKTILETALLTEDEIVAACKICVDSGAFFVKTSTGFGPGGATVEAVRLMRRTVGDGVGVKASGGISTYEKALAMIEAGANRIGASASVSIVSAINGDGF is encoded by the coding sequence ATGACGTTGGCTCCGGCGCAGCTCGCCCCCTTCATCGACCATACGTTGCTCAAACCCGGCGCCACGGTCCGGGAGCTGGATGAACTCTGCTCCCAGGCCGTGCGCTTCGGTTTTTACGGGGTGTGCGTCAACCCGTCGCTGGTGGGCCATGTCAGCCGCAGGCTGGCGGGCGAGTCGCCCGTGCCCGTGTCCGTGGTGGGGTTCCCCCTGGGCGCGACCCTTCCGGCGGTCAAGGCGTTCGAGACGGCCCAGGCCGTGGACCTGGGCGCGCAGGAAATCGACATGGTCATCAACCTGGGCGCGTTCAAGGGCGGGGACCACTCGCTGGTGGCCGCCGACGTGGCCGCCGTGGTCAGGGCGGCCCAGGGTTTTCCGGTCAAGACGATCCTTGAAACCGCACTGTTGACTGAAGATGAGATCGTCGCCGCGTGCAAAATCTGCGTGGATTCCGGGGCGTTTTTCGTCAAGACGAGTACCGGTTTCGGCCCTGGCGGGGCTACTGTCGAGGCTGTCCGGCTCATGCGCCGGACCGTGGGTGATGGGGTCGGGGTCAAGGCCAGCGGCGGCATATCCACCTATGAAAAGGCGCTTGCCATGATCGAAGCCGGGGCCAATCGCATCGGCGCGTCGGCCTCCGTGTCCATTGTTTCCGCAATAAACGGGGATGGTTTTTGA
- a CDS encoding amino acid ABC transporter permease, producing MHWNVVIDNFDYFLWGRASVDWVFPFVHDVGGMASGIILAFFGIIGAFWIGLAAGLMRLSRRWWIKYPAVIYIEIIRGIPLLLLIFWFFFLAPVLLGRSLPAFSTTLACFIIFTGAYIGEIVRAGVLALPNGQMEAARGSGLSRYQAMRYVILPQALRNMIPSFVNQFVSLTKDTSLASVIGVNELTRTGVQVDNREMIASFEIWITIAALYFCICYVLTSISRRMEAHLSRYQARDR from the coding sequence ATGCATTGGAACGTCGTTATAGACAACTTCGACTATTTCCTCTGGGGGCGTGCCTCCGTGGACTGGGTGTTTCCCTTTGTTCACGATGTGGGCGGCATGGCTTCAGGGATCATCCTGGCCTTCTTCGGCATTATCGGCGCGTTCTGGATCGGCCTTGCCGCCGGTCTGATGCGATTGTCCAGAAGGTGGTGGATCAAATACCCGGCTGTCATTTATATAGAGATTATACGCGGGATTCCGCTTCTGCTGCTCATCTTCTGGTTCTTCTTCCTGGCCCCGGTCCTGCTGGGCCGGTCCCTGCCCGCGTTCTCGACCACGCTGGCCTGCTTCATCATCTTCACCGGCGCCTACATCGGCGAGATCGTGCGCGCCGGCGTGCTGGCGCTGCCAAACGGGCAGATGGAGGCCGCGCGCGGGTCCGGGCTGTCGCGGTATCAGGCCATGCGCTACGTCATCCTGCCCCAGGCGCTACGCAACATGATCCCCTCCTTTGTCAACCAGTTCGTGTCCCTGACCAAGGACACCTCGCTGGCCTCGGTCATCGGCGTCAACGAGCTGACCCGCACCGGAGTTCAGGTGGATAACCGCGAGATGATCGCCTCCTTTGAGATATGGATCACCATTGCCGCGCTCTATTTCTGCATCTGCTACGTGCTGACATCCATCAGCCGCCGCATGGAGGCCCACCTGTCGCGCTATCAGGCCAGGGATCGCTAG
- a CDS encoding amino acid ABC transporter ATP-binding protein, with protein MAMIEVQKLHKWYGDFHVLQGITESVNKGEVLVICGPSGSGKSTFIRCINRLEEYQKGQILFDGKDIHDKGVNINSLRAEIGIVFQQFNLYPHLTVLKNVTLAPLKVKNIPKDEAEELALALLERVGIHDQAHKYPAELSGGQQQRVAIARALAMKPKVMLFDEPTSALDPEMINEVLNVMKDLAREGMTMLCVTHEMGFAREVSDRVLFMDGGVVVEQAPPDEFFKNPQNERTKNFLKEIL; from the coding sequence ATGGCAATGATCGAAGTGCAGAAGCTGCACAAGTGGTATGGCGACTTTCATGTCCTCCAGGGCATTACCGAATCCGTGAACAAGGGAGAGGTGCTGGTCATCTGCGGGCCGTCCGGCTCGGGCAAATCCACCTTCATCCGCTGCATCAACAGGCTCGAAGAGTATCAGAAAGGGCAGATTCTCTTTGACGGCAAGGACATCCACGACAAGGGTGTCAACATCAACAGCCTGCGCGCCGAGATCGGCATCGTCTTCCAGCAGTTCAATCTCTATCCCCACCTCACGGTTCTCAAGAATGTCACCCTGGCCCCCCTGAAGGTCAAGAATATCCCCAAGGACGAGGCCGAGGAATTGGCTCTGGCCCTGCTTGAGCGCGTCGGCATCCACGATCAGGCGCACAAGTATCCTGCCGAGCTTTCGGGCGGCCAGCAGCAGCGGGTAGCCATTGCGCGCGCCCTGGCCATGAAGCCCAAGGTCATGCTCTTTGACGAGCCCACCTCGGCGCTGGACCCGGAGATGATCAACGAAGTGCTCAACGTCATGAAGGATCTGGCCCGCGAGGGCATGACCATGCTCTGCGTCACCCACGAGATGGGCTTTGCCCGCGAGGTGAGCGACCGCGTCCTGTTCATGGACGGCGGCGTGGTGGTGGAGCAGGCTCCGCCGGACGAATTCTTCAAGAATCCCCAGAATGAGCGTACAAAGAACTTCCTGAAGGAAATTCTTTAG
- a CDS encoding glycosyltransferase family 9 protein produces the protein MINIKDLKPKKILLLRMDRIGDMLCTTPALRAFRAAYPDARIDLVASPGNRVVVADNPHIDTLFTFPLRQYWLWPYHFMRLKLRRYDLVVALNAVSTTTSRLARFLNAPLVAGTWARKTEKYYDLTVRQEPGDHTIDLQLRLAAALGASSDDRSMVFPLGDALLDRARARYPRIKGKKRVAVFIGNAKKIDTRWPEERFEELVRRISARRDTETWIVAGPGDEGLLAGFAWSDECRLYPGGSLAELGAFLKTCDLFVTSSSGPMHLAAAVDAPMVAILADYTFECWRPLSSIHRIVQSGQPGVQVGNVTVDQVAEAVNSMLDT, from the coding sequence GTGATAAACATAAAAGACCTCAAGCCGAAGAAAATCCTGCTCCTGCGCATGGACCGCATCGGCGACATGCTCTGCACCACGCCTGCCCTGCGCGCCTTTCGCGCCGCCTATCCCGACGCCAGGATCGACCTGGTGGCCAGTCCGGGCAACCGGGTCGTGGTGGCCGACAACCCGCATATCGACACGCTTTTTACCTTCCCGCTCCGGCAATACTGGCTGTGGCCGTATCATTTCATGCGGTTGAAATTGCGCCGCTATGATCTGGTGGTGGCCCTCAACGCGGTCTCAACCACCACCTCGCGGCTGGCGCGGTTCCTGAACGCCCCCCTGGTGGCCGGAACCTGGGCGCGCAAGACCGAGAAGTATTATGACTTGACCGTCAGACAGGAGCCGGGCGACCATACCATCGACCTCCAGCTCCGGCTGGCTGCGGCCCTGGGCGCATCGAGCGATGACCGGTCCATGGTCTTTCCGTTGGGCGACGCGCTCCTGGACCGGGCACGGGCGCGCTATCCCCGGATCAAGGGGAAAAAGCGCGTGGCCGTGTTCATCGGCAACGCCAAGAAGATCGACACCCGCTGGCCCGAAGAGAGATTCGAGGAACTGGTCCGCCGCATCAGCGCGCGCCGCGACACGGAAACCTGGATCGTGGCCGGACCGGGCGACGAGGGGCTGCTGGCCGGGTTTGCCTGGAGCGACGAGTGCCGACTCTATCCCGGCGGCAGTCTGGCCGAGCTGGGGGCGTTTCTCAAGACCTGCGACCTGTTCGTCACCAGTTCGAGCGGTCCCATGCATCTGGCCGCTGCCGTGGACGCGCCCATGGTCGCCATCCTGGCCGATTACACCTTTGAATGCTGGCGTCCGCTTTCGTCCATCCACCGCATCGTCCAGTCGGGCCAGCCCGGCGTGCAGGTGGGCAATGTCACGGTTGATCAGGTGGCCGAGGCCGTGAACTCGATGCTCGACACATAA